A stretch of Anaeromyxobacter dehalogenans 2CP-1 DNA encodes these proteins:
- a CDS encoding NAD-dependent epimerase/dehydratase family protein: MSRQAAMRLLVTGASGFVGRAVLRNAAERGWCVRAAVRSPSSPRPPHAHEHVVADLGSADWTTAVHGVDAIIHLAARVHVMRDRSGDPLSEFRRVNVLGTERLAQAAAAAGVHRFVLVSTVKVHGEERDEAYRESDAPAPGEPYGHSKLEAERAVDAVATATGLGVVVVRPPLVYGPGVRANFRAMLKAVDRGIPLPLANVRNRRSMIYVENLADALLACAADARAAGRTYLVSDGEDLSTPEMLRTLAGALGRPSRLFPAPPGALWLARRLPRFGAAARRLIGSLTVDLSKIQAELGWRAPVPVSVGLADTARWFLDRGGGE, encoded by the coding sequence ATGAGCCGCCAGGCTGCGATGAGGCTACTGGTCACCGGCGCGAGCGGGTTCGTTGGGCGGGCGGTGCTCCGGAACGCCGCGGAGCGCGGATGGTGCGTCCGCGCGGCGGTGCGGAGCCCCTCGTCGCCCAGACCACCGCACGCGCACGAGCACGTGGTGGCGGATCTGGGATCGGCGGACTGGACGACCGCCGTCCACGGGGTCGATGCGATCATCCACCTGGCAGCGCGGGTGCACGTCATGCGCGACCGGTCCGGAGATCCACTCTCGGAATTCCGCAGGGTGAACGTGCTCGGAACCGAGCGTCTCGCGCAGGCCGCCGCGGCAGCCGGGGTGCACCGCTTCGTGCTGGTAAGCACCGTGAAGGTGCACGGCGAGGAACGCGATGAGGCGTACCGGGAGAGCGACGCGCCTGCGCCGGGCGAGCCATACGGGCACAGCAAGCTGGAGGCGGAGCGCGCCGTCGATGCAGTGGCCACCGCGACGGGCCTCGGCGTCGTCGTCGTTCGGCCTCCCCTGGTCTACGGGCCGGGGGTACGGGCCAACTTCCGCGCGATGCTGAAAGCAGTCGATCGCGGGATCCCGCTGCCGCTTGCGAACGTGCGAAACCGGCGGAGCATGATCTACGTCGAGAATCTCGCGGACGCGCTGCTGGCGTGCGCGGCGGACGCGCGCGCGGCCGGACGTACCTATCTCGTGAGCGACGGCGAGGACCTGTCCACCCCGGAGATGCTCCGTACGCTGGCCGGGGCGCTCGGACGACCCTCGCGCCTCTTCCCTGCGCCCCCGGGCGCGCTCTGGCTGGCGCGACGCCTCCCGAGGTTCGGTGCCGCAGCTCGGCGGTTGATCGGTTCGCTCACGGTCGATCTCTCGAAGATCCAGGCGGAGCTCGGGTGGCGCGCCCCGGTTCCGGTTTCGGTGGGGCTCGCTGACACGGCTCGCTGGTTCCTGGATCGAGGTGGCGGGGAATGA
- a CDS encoding NAD-dependent epimerase, which yields MAGILVTGAAGFIGHFVAKRLLAAGRQVVGIDNLVPYYDVALKEARLARLTGIPGFRFERMDLADRAAAERLFAEVRPDGVIHLAAQPGVRYSLENPHAYVDANITGFLNVLEGCRHHAVQHLVYASSSSVYGGNTKVPFSVGDNVDHPVSLYAATKKANELMAHTYSHLFGIPATGLRFFTVYGPWGRPDMAPMLFTKAILEGRPIKVFNHGNMKRDFTYVDDIVEGVLRVYERPPPGAGVRARVYNIGNSTPVDLMHFIGTLERLLGREAEKQMLPMQAGDVPATFADVSDLEHDIDFRPRTSLEDGLRQLVEWYREFYAIR from the coding sequence ATGGCAGGCATTCTCGTGACCGGCGCGGCCGGTTTCATCGGTCATTTCGTCGCGAAGCGTCTTCTGGCCGCGGGCAGACAGGTCGTCGGGATCGACAACCTCGTTCCCTACTACGACGTGGCCCTGAAGGAAGCGCGCCTCGCGCGGCTGACTGGGATCCCGGGTTTCCGGTTCGAGCGGATGGATCTCGCGGACAGGGCCGCGGCGGAGCGGCTCTTCGCCGAGGTAAGGCCCGACGGAGTCATCCACCTCGCGGCGCAGCCCGGCGTGCGGTACTCGCTCGAGAACCCGCATGCCTACGTGGATGCGAACATCACGGGCTTCCTCAACGTGCTGGAGGGCTGTCGCCATCACGCCGTGCAGCACCTCGTCTACGCCTCCTCCAGCTCCGTGTATGGCGGGAACACCAAGGTGCCGTTCTCGGTGGGCGACAACGTCGATCACCCGGTCAGCCTGTACGCCGCGACGAAGAAGGCGAACGAGCTGATGGCCCACACCTACAGCCACCTGTTCGGGATTCCGGCGACGGGGTTGCGCTTCTTCACCGTGTACGGGCCCTGGGGCCGCCCGGACATGGCACCGATGCTCTTCACGAAGGCCATCCTGGAAGGGAGGCCGATCAAGGTGTTCAACCACGGCAACATGAAGCGCGACTTCACGTACGTGGACGACATCGTCGAGGGCGTCCTGCGCGTATACGAGCGTCCGCCGCCCGGGGCTGGGGTGCGCGCGCGCGTGTACAACATCGGGAACAGCACGCCGGTGGACCTGATGCACTTCATCGGTACGCTCGAGCGGCTCCTCGGGCGCGAGGCGGAGAAGCAGATGCTGCCGATGCAGGCCGGCGACGTGCCGGCGACTTTCGCGGACGTGTCCGATCTGGAGCACGACATCGACTTCCGCCCGCGGACATCGCTCGAGGACGGCCTGCGCCAGCTCGTGGAGTGGTACCGCGAGTTCTACGCGATCCGATGA